The Benincasa hispida cultivar B227 chromosome 9, ASM972705v1, whole genome shotgun sequence genome has a segment encoding these proteins:
- the LOC120084607 gene encoding mitogen-activated protein kinase kinase kinase 3-like, with product MSNWNQVKVLGKGSHGTVFLAGPTSAPLDFVALKVVLVEYVYSLMIEETILLNFNGCPEIIQRVGSGICFEGDSLDTVTYNLTLEYDAGGSLIDLIRRREKFPEVEVKEYLKMILRGLCCIHERGYVHGDIKVDNILVFPDDTGKVKLKIANFGLSKKCDEFEEVAISTNAKPRFRGTPKYISPESILFGKINTSLDIWSLGCVLIEMIYGKPEWSDCKTLGQLVKKIVNQMDLPADIPEELSREGRDFLSKCIDQKSEQRWTANMLLKHPYLKEEYKVDELFSTQSLPDLSDIEWFEERGFL from the coding sequence ATGTCTAATTGGAATCAAGTGAAGGTTTTAGGTAAAGGTTCTCATGGTACAGTGTTCTTAGCAGGGCCAACTAGTGCACCTCTTGATTTTGTTGCTCTTAAAGTAGTTTTGGTAGAATATGTTTATTCACTCATGATAGAAGAAACTATTTTGCTCAATTTTAATGGATGTCCTGAAATTATTCAACGCGTTGGGAGTGGTATTTGTTTTGAAGGGGACTCTCTTGATACTGTTACTTACAACCTTACATTGGAGTATGATGCCGGAGGTAGTTTAATAGACTTGATTAGGCGACGAGAGAAATTTCCAGAGGTTGAGGTCAAAGAGTATCTCAAAATGATTTTAAGAGGTCTTTGTTGTATTCATGAGCGAGGGTATGTACATGGCGATATCAAAGTAGATAATATTCTTGTGTTCCCCGATGATACTGGCAAGGTGAAGTTGAAGATAGCTAACTTTGGGCTTTCCAAGAAATGCGATGAGTTTGAGGAAGTGGCGATATCCACCAATGCCAAACCAAGATTTAGAGGAACACCAAAATATATTTCACCAGAATCCATTCTTTTTGGTAAGATCAATACTTCACTTGATATCTGGTCTTTGGGTTGTGTTTTAATTGAAATGATTTATGGAAAGCCGGAATGGAGTGATTGTAAAACTCTGGGACAACTAGTGAAAAAGATTGTGAATCAAATGGATCTACCAGCAGACATTCCAGAAGAATTATCTAGAGAAGGAAgagattttctttcaaaatgtaTCGATCAAAAGTCTGAACAAAGATGGACGGCTAATATGCTACTCAAACATCCTTATCTTAAAGAAGAATATAAAGTTGATGAGTTGTTCTCGACTCAAAGTTTACCTGATTTATCAGATATAgaatggtttgaagaaagaggatTTTTATAG